The region CGTGATCAAGCTTTTGCGCAAGCGCCATCCGCAGGTAAAGTGCATTGCCCTGACCATGCACGACGAAGGGCAGTATGTGGTGCAGGCGGTGCGCAACGGCGCGTACGGATACCTCCTGAAAAATGCTGACGAGGCCGAACTCAAGCAGGCCATTCATACGGTCTTCACCGGGAAAAAGTACTTTAATGCCTACATCTCGGAGTTGATGATCCAGAACATGGCCGTGCAGGGAAGTCAGGTGAAGAAGCTATCGCAACGCGAACAGGAAGTGTTGCAGCGCGTAGCCGAGGGAAAAATTACCAAGGAAATTGCGGACGAACTGAGCGTCAGTACCCGCACGGTAGAGACGCACCGCGTCAATATTATGAAGAAACTGGACGTGCGTAACACCGCCGAACTGATCAAAAAAGCGGCCCAACTCAAGTTGATTTAGCTTCCTGATTTTTTGCAATTTCA is a window of Catalinimonas alkaloidigena DNA encoding:
- a CDS encoding response regulator; this encodes MGFIKVVIADDHQLFRDGVLALLARDEDIDVVGEAATGEEALHIIALREPHVALIDLGLPERHGLDVIKLLRKRHPQVKCIALTMHDEGQYVVQAVRNGAYGYLLKNADEAELKQAIHTVFTGKKYFNAYISELMIQNMAVQGSQVKKLSQREQEVLQRVAEGKITKEIADELSVSTRTVETHRVNIMKKLDVRNTAELIKKAAQLKLI